The Methanothrix soehngenii GP6 genome has a window encoding:
- a CDS encoding ATP-binding protein — MALTPWHKSATPRVDLRKGKPLDAAEFAVNLDRVRDGKAPDDYKDPKQFFERTYLTKNLTALAAEVQRRFSGIKTETSAVFNMATQFGGGKTHALTLLYHLARNGPAANGWPGVDKILAKAGLNSVPGAAIAVFVGTEFDSITGKGGGASGEPLRKTPWGEIAFQLSGTQGFDLVEEHDRQRIAPGGDVIRSFLPKDRPCLILMDELMNYVSRNRDSGLSDQLYNFIQNLTNVASGEDKVVLVVSIPGSQMEMNEADFSDYNSFKKIMDKHGKAVMISAEAETSQIIRRRLFEWSPEEISPDGTILLGNEAKKTCKAYATWVKAHRNQVPGWFPVDHAEEMFEAAYPFHPMVLSVFETKWQALPRFQRTRGILRLLALWVSKVYQESYTDAHSDALIGLGTAPLEDPIFRAAIFEQLGEDRLEGSVTTDIAGRKEAHAVRLDNEASSAIKKARLHRKVATVILFASNGGQTHGTEATLPEIRLAVAEPDLDIGNIETVLDALSVNCYYLEAYGTSYRFGLQIQLPKIHADRKASVPKQEIDECLRDAIFRVFNEGNIIKPVFFPENSSDIPDTPALTLIVLSPDHRRPDSRTIELIESMTKDHGASSRTYKSALIWSLVDNDASLTSEARNALAWEKIHFESEQLHLNERQNREVNEKIGKAKRDLKEAVWRSYKNLALLGKDNRIYLMDLGLIHSSAARTIVDLYLLQLKQKDIITSSISPNFLVKNWPPAFSIWSTRSVRDAFFASPLYPRLLNQQAVKEAISKGVSNGILAYFGQSEEGEYDPIYYRTDLLPDDVEISEEWFIAKEPPKRSGPCTIVVTPEQISIKPGDEVQFSAKVMNDRGQEVQTDAIDWKATGGSIDQLGLFRAGDIEGTYSVNAAARDATGSASVVISAGGRSLKRIVVSPQDAHIGPGRTQTFVAVGLDADGLEMPLAGVDWRATGGTIDVNGIFQAGMEEGFFTITASAEGVSSSSNLIVKALSPHWAGEIPHQKWTQFYNRILSKFAARKGLKLLVAVDISDASMEEVEEMRSALRELGLEDDVEVD, encoded by the coding sequence ATGGCACTCACACCCTGGCACAAGTCTGCGACACCCCGTGTTGATCTGCGCAAAGGCAAACCATTGGACGCCGCAGAGTTCGCTGTGAACCTCGATCGAGTCAGGGATGGCAAAGCACCCGACGACTATAAGGATCCTAAGCAGTTCTTTGAGAGGACTTATCTGACCAAGAACCTGACCGCCCTTGCAGCAGAGGTCCAGCGTCGCTTTTCGGGAATCAAGACTGAGACCTCGGCCGTCTTCAACATGGCTACCCAGTTCGGCGGAGGAAAGACTCATGCTCTCACTCTACTCTACCATCTGGCCAGGAACGGCCCGGCCGCAAATGGATGGCCCGGTGTGGACAAGATCCTGGCCAAAGCAGGCCTCAATAGCGTGCCAGGAGCAGCGATAGCCGTCTTTGTGGGCACTGAGTTTGACTCCATAACTGGAAAAGGAGGCGGGGCATCGGGCGAGCCCCTGAGAAAGACCCCCTGGGGAGAAATCGCCTTCCAACTGAGCGGCACGCAGGGTTTCGACCTGGTGGAAGAGCACGACAGACAGAGGATAGCGCCGGGAGGCGACGTAATCCGCAGCTTCCTGCCAAAAGATCGCCCTTGCTTGATTCTCATGGACGAGCTGATGAATTATGTCAGCCGAAACCGCGATTCAGGCCTCTCCGATCAGCTCTACAACTTCATCCAGAACCTCACAAACGTCGCCAGCGGCGAGGATAAAGTGGTATTAGTAGTCTCCATACCAGGCTCACAGATGGAGATGAACGAGGCCGATTTTTCCGACTACAACAGCTTCAAGAAGATCATGGATAAGCACGGCAAAGCAGTGATGATATCTGCCGAGGCTGAAACCTCTCAGATCATACGTCGCAGGCTGTTTGAATGGAGTCCGGAGGAGATCTCTCCCGATGGGACCATCCTTCTGGGCAACGAGGCCAAAAAGACCTGCAAAGCATACGCCACCTGGGTCAAGGCCCACAGGAATCAGGTTCCTGGCTGGTTTCCAGTCGACCATGCAGAAGAGATGTTTGAAGCGGCATATCCATTTCACCCTATGGTCCTCTCCGTCTTTGAGACGAAGTGGCAGGCCCTTCCCCGCTTCCAGAGGACTCGCGGCATCCTCCGCCTTCTTGCTCTTTGGGTATCGAAAGTATATCAAGAAAGCTACACGGACGCTCATTCTGACGCCCTGATCGGCCTTGGCACCGCTCCCTTGGAGGATCCCATCTTCCGGGCTGCCATATTCGAGCAGCTTGGCGAGGACCGCCTGGAGGGATCTGTCACAACTGACATTGCTGGACGGAAAGAAGCCCATGCTGTAAGACTGGACAATGAGGCCAGCTCTGCCATCAAGAAAGCCCGCCTGCACCGAAAGGTGGCGACGGTCATTCTCTTTGCCTCCAATGGCGGCCAGACCCACGGCACTGAGGCCACTCTTCCCGAGATCCGCCTTGCAGTGGCTGAGCCTGATCTTGACATCGGAAACATCGAAACCGTCCTGGATGCGCTCTCTGTCAACTGCTACTATCTGGAGGCCTACGGGACAAGCTACCGATTCGGATTGCAGATTCAGCTACCCAAGATCCACGCCGACCGCAAGGCAAGCGTCCCCAAACAGGAGATTGATGAGTGCTTGAGAGATGCTATCTTCAGGGTCTTTAATGAGGGCAACATCATAAAGCCGGTATTCTTCCCGGAAAATAGCAGCGATATCCCGGATACTCCTGCCCTGACCCTGATTGTCCTGTCCCCCGATCACCGCAGACCGGACAGCAGGACAATAGAGCTGATAGAGTCAATGACTAAAGATCATGGTGCCTCCTCCAGGACTTACAAGAGCGCTCTCATCTGGTCCCTGGTCGACAACGACGCCAGCCTGACAAGCGAAGCTCGCAATGCTCTGGCCTGGGAGAAGATCCACTTTGAATCTGAGCAGCTTCATCTCAATGAGAGGCAGAATAGAGAGGTAAATGAGAAGATCGGCAAAGCTAAACGAGACCTTAAGGAGGCAGTCTGGAGAAGCTACAAGAACCTCGCACTCCTTGGGAAAGATAACAGGATATACTTAATGGACCTCGGCCTAATTCATTCCAGCGCAGCCAGGACCATTGTAGACCTCTATCTATTGCAGCTAAAGCAGAAGGATATTATCACAAGCAGCATCAGCCCCAATTTCTTGGTCAAGAACTGGCCACCTGCCTTCTCTATCTGGTCCACCAGGTCCGTCCGAGATGCTTTTTTCGCATCCCCTCTCTACCCCCGCCTGCTCAATCAGCAAGCAGTAAAGGAAGCCATATCCAAAGGCGTCTCTAACGGGATATTAGCCTACTTTGGCCAGTCTGAAGAAGGCGAATACGATCCCATCTATTACCGCACCGATCTTTTGCCGGATGATGTGGAGATATCTGAGGAATGGTTCATAGCAAAGGAGCCTCCCAAGAGGTCAGGACCGTGCACAATAGTGGTGACTCCTGAGCAGATCAGCATCAAGCCAGGAGATGAGGTCCAATTTTCTGCAAAAGTAATGAATGACCGGGGCCAAGAGGTACAGACTGATGCCATAGACTGGAAGGCAACCGGGGGAAGCATCGATCAGCTCGGCCTCTTCAGGGCAGGGGATATAGAAGGGACCTATTCTGTGAATGCTGCAGCGAGAGATGCTACTGGATCTGCCAGTGTCGTCATCTCTGCAGGGGGCAGATCATTGAAGAGGATTGTTGTCTCTCCTCAGGATGCGCATATAGGGCCGGGCAGGACGCAGACATTTGTCGCCGTGGGCCTGGATGCAGATGGCCTTGAAATGCCATTGGCCGGGGTAGACTGGAGGGCCACAGGCGGCACAATCGATGTTAACGGGATCTTTCAGGCGGGAATGGAGGAGGGCTTCTTTACGATCACAGCGAGCGCGGAGGGCGTTAGTAGCTCGTCGAATCTCATCGTCAAGGCCTTAAGTCCTCATTGGGCAGGCGAGATACCTCATCAAAAATGGACCCAATTCTATAACAGAATCCTATCCAAGTTTGCCGCTCGCAAAGGTCTGAAGTTGCTGGTAGCCGTGGACATTTCAGACGCCTCTATGGAGGAAGTTGAGGAGATGAGAAGTGCCTTGCGTGAATTGGGCCTTGAGGACGATGTAGAGGTGGATTAA
- a CDS encoding segregation/condensation protein A — MSEDPFMKNPRDFEFGEPAEVLVELARRGDIDPWDIDIARTTEKFLQYIDSLEKRDLRIPARTLLYASILLRMKSDSMEGQKEVADEEPEPELEEVGEEVWEEERESTLPRPPVRRRTKRPVTLEELISELKKAEMVGRRKAMRDRWPSTEEKALDLSHDEGIEERIRFLGPILDDMFMEKKTITFLDINSRDGLNEDGVTNYVSLLFMAQRKQVWLEQEEIFGDLFVKRHP; from the coding sequence TTGTCCGAAGATCCATTCATGAAGAATCCCCGCGATTTCGAGTTCGGCGAGCCGGCGGAGGTTCTGGTGGAGCTTGCTCGTAGAGGGGATATCGATCCCTGGGATATTGATATTGCCAGGACCACAGAGAAGTTTTTGCAGTACATCGACTCCCTGGAGAAGAGAGACCTGCGAATACCGGCCAGGACACTCCTTTATGCCAGCATTCTCCTGAGGATGAAGTCCGACTCCATGGAAGGGCAAAAGGAGGTGGCAGATGAGGAGCCAGAGCCTGAATTGGAGGAGGTGGGGGAGGAGGTCTGGGAAGAGGAGAGGGAGAGCACCCTTCCCCGCCCGCCAGTGAGGAGGCGCACCAAGAGGCCGGTAACCTTAGAAGAGCTGATCTCGGAGCTGAAGAAGGCGGAGATGGTCGGCCGGAGAAAGGCCATGAGGGACCGCTGGCCCTCCACTGAGGAGAAGGCACTGGACCTCTCACACGATGAAGGGATCGAGGAGAGGATCAGGTTCTTGGGACCCATTTTGGATGATATGTTCATGGAGAAGAAGACCATCACCTTCCTGGATATTAACAGCAGAGATGGACTGAATGAGGACGGGGTGACCAACTACGTCTCACTACTCTTCATGGCCCAGAGAAAGCAGGTGTGGCTGGAGCAAGAGGAGATATTCGGGGACCTGTTTGTGAAAAGACATCCCTGA
- a CDS encoding UPF0175 family protein, protein MGKNSQFHLNDEEKLVLYAIGAVDNSPLKSRIKIQKLMFLISNVFKDFQGLLHFEPHLFGPYSETLDNVLESLIRLGYVQTIGSNFRLTKSGLNAYSSLKPKPELARVIDDFKRFLNDLNDEEVLAFVYVSYPKYISESVKWDELKPRRKDFAISLFRRNKVSFSKAAEIAGLTPVEFDILLKNKNIRWRE, encoded by the coding sequence ATGGGAAAGAATTCGCAGTTCCACCTGAATGACGAGGAGAAATTGGTTCTGTATGCGATCGGTGCGGTAGATAACTCTCCCTTAAAAAGTAGAATAAAAATTCAAAAATTAATGTTTCTTATCTCAAATGTATTCAAGGATTTTCAAGGTTTATTGCACTTTGAGCCACATCTTTTTGGCCCATATAGCGAAACCCTGGATAATGTATTGGAATCATTAATCCGGCTTGGCTATGTGCAGACCATCGGCAGCAATTTTCGGCTCACCAAATCAGGATTGAATGCATATTCGTCTCTTAAACCCAAGCCAGAGCTTGCCAGGGTGATAGATGATTTCAAACGATTTTTGAATGATCTCAATGACGAAGAAGTATTGGCATTTGTTTACGTATCTTATCCGAAATATATAAGTGAGTCTGTTAAATGGGACGAACTAAAACCTAGAAGGAAAGATTTTGCCATTTCACTATTTAGAAGAAACAAGGTTAGCTTTAGCAAAGCGGCAGAGATTGCAGGATTAACCCCTGTAGAATTCGATATACTCTTGAAGAATAAAAATATTAGGTGGCGCGAGTGA
- a CDS encoding DUF1156 domain-containing protein encodes MMNPLTYPKRLIEVDLPIKKISAHARREKPIRHGHISTLHIWWARRPLAACRAVICAALWPDPAQEDCPLRFREDAAVIMARFWNPIGRTDLDFSEPLALRKALLDFIADFANWDNSTKKEYLETARALTQSAHEALGGAPGTRPLVVDPFAGGGSIPLEALRVGADAFASDLNPVAVLLNKVVLEYIPKYGQTLADEVRKWGEWIKVEAEKELGEFYPKDPDGAVPIAYLWARTITCEGPGCGAEVPLMRSLWLARKSRRSIALKFIPDHEKKRVDFEIIEEAKPQDVSEGTVRRGSATCPVCGYTTPVASVRKQLKARRGGAADARLFCVVTTRPGQQGRFYRLPVERDVEAVKKAEVMLEAAKNIHKGPLSQIPDELVNPLPHSINRLSIYGMSEWGEIFTPRQGLALITLARLVQKHRELSATNPEKRLSTATQACLALVFDKEVDKLSTLARWDTSRENPQGAFGRQALTMVWDFNEVNPFSGSGGDWDTALNWVVQVIEREATSFDINCNNSGHTNCNSVTPCQLIDDSAQAFVTDPPYYDAIAYATLSDFFYVWLKRMLRDVFSSLFATNLTPKSDEIIVEPTPVEGIGIKDEVFYLQRMTLALAEGRRILDPMGIGVVVFANKSTSGWEAVLTAILNAGWVVTGSWPIDTEMATKIAGIGQARLMSSIHLVCRPRENPDGTVTEDDVGDWRDVLAELPQRIHAWLPGLAAQGVVGADAIFSCLGPALEIYSRYSRVEKASGEVVTLKEYLEEVWAAVSREALGMIFEGADGSGLEEDARLTAMWLWTLSTGGNGGSFDDNEADASEGEDGVSGKGGKMSGFVLEYDAARKIAQGLGAHLETLSTLVEVKGDKARLLPVLERSAYLFGQGSPAVKKERKRKKELQTTLSGSLARAERETVPASELALPAPGSTVLDRLHQAMLLFSTGRSDALKRFIEEDIGQDQGLWSLAQSLSALYPAGSDERRWVEGVLARKKGLGL; translated from the coding sequence ATGATGAATCCACTCACTTACCCCAAGCGCCTCATCGAGGTCGACCTGCCCATCAAGAAGATCAGCGCCCACGCCCGCCGGGAGAAGCCCATCCGCCACGGCCACATATCCACCCTGCACATCTGGTGGGCGCGCCGGCCTTTAGCCGCCTGCCGAGCGGTGATCTGTGCCGCACTCTGGCCCGACCCGGCTCAGGAAGATTGCCCGCTCCGGTTCCGGGAGGATGCCGCGGTCATCATGGCCCGGTTCTGGAATCCCATCGGCAGGACTGACCTGGACTTCTCCGAGCCACTGGCGCTGCGCAAAGCGCTCCTCGATTTCATCGCCGATTTTGCCAACTGGGACAACTCGACCAAAAAGGAGTATCTGGAGACGGCCCGCGCCCTGACCCAGTCCGCTCATGAGGCCCTGGGAGGCGCTCCGGGAACGCGCCCGCTTGTAGTGGATCCCTTCGCCGGCGGCGGCTCGATACCTCTGGAAGCCTTGCGGGTGGGGGCGGATGCCTTTGCCAGCGACCTGAATCCGGTGGCAGTCCTGCTCAACAAAGTGGTGCTGGAGTACATTCCCAAGTATGGCCAGACGCTGGCGGACGAGGTGCGCAAGTGGGGGGAGTGGATCAAGGTAGAGGCGGAAAAAGAGCTGGGTGAATTTTATCCGAAAGACCCGGATGGGGCTGTGCCGATTGCATACCTTTGGGCGCGGACGATCACCTGCGAGGGGCCGGGCTGCGGGGCGGAGGTGCCGCTCATGAGGTCGCTCTGGCTGGCCAGGAAGAGCCGCCGCTCGATAGCGCTGAAATTCATCCCTGACCACGAGAAGAAGCGGGTTGACTTCGAGATCATTGAGGAGGCCAAGCCTCAGGATGTTAGCGAGGGCACAGTGCGCCGGGGCTCGGCCACCTGCCCGGTATGCGGCTATACCACGCCCGTGGCCTCGGTCAGAAAGCAGCTCAAGGCCCGCCGGGGCGGGGCAGCCGATGCCAGGCTCTTTTGCGTGGTGACGACGAGGCCGGGGCAGCAGGGACGTTTCTACAGGCTTCCAGTGGAGAGGGATGTTGAAGCTGTTAAAAAAGCAGAAGTGATGCTAGAGGCAGCTAAGAATATTCATAAAGGGCCTTTATCCCAAATTCCAGATGAATTAGTGAATCCTTTGCCTCACTCTATAAACCGCTTGTCAATCTATGGTATGTCTGAGTGGGGGGAAATTTTTACGCCTAGACAGGGGTTAGCGTTGATAACACTAGCTCGGTTAGTTCAAAAACATAGGGAGCTATCAGCAACTAATCCTGAAAAAAGACTATCCACAGCCACACAAGCTTGCCTAGCTTTAGTGTTCGATAAGGAAGTGGATAAATTATCAACACTTGCTAGATGGGATACTTCAAGAGAAAATCCACAGGGCGCATTTGGCCGACAAGCATTAACTATGGTTTGGGATTTTAACGAGGTGAATCCCTTTTCCGGCTCAGGTGGTGACTGGGATACTGCATTGAACTGGGTAGTGCAGGTTATAGAGCGAGAGGCAACTTCATTTGATATTAATTGTAATAATTCAGGACATACTAATTGCAATTCTGTCACTCCATGCCAACTAATAGATGATTCTGCTCAAGCTTTCGTAACTGATCCACCATATTATGATGCCATTGCTTATGCGACGTTATCCGATTTCTTTTATGTTTGGCTCAAAAGGATGTTAAGAGATGTGTTTTCAAGTCTTTTCGCGACCAACCTTACTCCAAAATCGGATGAAATAATTGTCGAGCCAACGCCAGTAGAAGGGATTGGAATTAAAGATGAGGTCTTTTATCTCCAAAGGATGACTTTGGCATTGGCTGAAGGCAGAAGAATATTGGACCCGATGGGCATCGGTGTCGTTGTATTTGCCAATAAGTCCACATCTGGTTGGGAAGCTGTGCTGACTGCAATATTGAATGCAGGCTGGGTAGTTACAGGTTCCTGGCCCATCGATACGGAAATGGCCACAAAAATCGCAGGAATAGGCCAGGCTCGTCTAATGTCTTCAATCCATCTCGTCTGCCGTCCTCGTGAGAATCCGGATGGCACTGTCACGGAAGACGACGTGGGTGACTGGCGTGATGTCCTGGCCGAGCTTCCCCAGCGCATTCACGCCTGGCTACCTGGCCTGGCCGCTCAGGGCGTCGTGGGCGCTGATGCCATCTTCTCCTGCCTGGGGCCGGCACTGGAGATATACAGCCGCTACTCCCGCGTGGAGAAGGCCAGCGGCGAGGTTGTCACCCTGAAGGAATACCTGGAAGAGGTCTGGGCGGCGGTCTCCCGCGAGGCTCTGGGCATGATCTTCGAGGGCGCAGATGGATCGGGCCTGGAGGAAGATGCCAGGCTCACTGCCATGTGGCTCTGGACTCTGTCCACAGGAGGCAATGGCGGCAGCTTTGATGATAATGAAGCAGATGCAAGCGAAGGAGAAGATGGAGTCTCGGGAAAAGGGGGCAAGATGTCGGGATTCGTCCTGGAGTATGATGCTGCCCGCAAAATAGCGCAGGGCCTGGGGGCCCATCTGGAGACCCTATCCACCCTGGTCGAGGTGAAGGGCGACAAGGCCCGTCTCCTTCCGGTCTTGGAGCGATCTGCATATCTATTCGGCCAGGGCTCTCCTGCAGTCAAGAAGGAACGCAAGAGGAAAAAGGAGCTGCAGACCACACTTTCCGGCAGCCTGGCCCGAGCTGAGAGAGAGACGGTTCCAGCAAGCGAGCTTGCTCTGCCTGCTCCCGGCTCCACAGTACTGGACCGGCTGCATCAGGCTATGCTGCTGTTCTCCACTGGCCGGAGCGATGCCCTCAAGCGGTTCATTGAAGAGGATATCGGCCAGGATCAGGGGCTCTGGAGCCTAGCCCAGTCCCTTTCCGCCCTCTATCCCGCCGGAAGCGATGAGCGGCGGTGGGTGGAGGGAGTGCTGGCCAGGAAGAAGGGACTGGGGCTGTGA